A DNA window from Procambarus clarkii isolate CNS0578487 chromosome 3, FALCON_Pclarkii_2.0, whole genome shotgun sequence contains the following coding sequences:
- the LOC138368625 gene encoding nephrocystin-3-like translates to MKFIYVKSLDLYVKSLGLYVKSLGLHVKSLGLYVKSLGLHVKSLGLYVKSLGLYVKSLGLHVKSLGLYVKSLGLHVKSLGLYVKSLGLHVKSLGLYVKSLGLYVKSLGLHVKSLGLYVKSLGLYVKSLGLYVKSLGLYVKSLGLYVKSLGLHVKSLGLYVKSLGLYVKSLGLYVKSLGLYVKSLGLYVKSLGLYVMSLAVLISKGQMIVHPALKPLVHEGKDLLSTRS, encoded by the exons ATGAAGTttatttatgtcaagtctctagacctttatgtcaagtctcttggtctttatgtcaagtctctaggcctTCATGTCAAGTCTcttggtctttatgtcaagtctctaggccttcatgtcaagtctctgggtctttatgtcaagtctcttggtctttatgtcaagtctctaggccttcatgtcaagtctctgggtctttatgtcaagtctctaggcctTCATGTCAAGTCTcttggtctttatgtcaagtctctaggccttcatgtcaagtctctgggtctttatgtcaagtctcttg gtctttatgtcaagtctctaggtcttcatGTCAAGTCTcttggtctttatgtcaagtctctaggtctttatgtcaagtctctgggtctttatgtcaagtctctgggtctttatgtcaagtctctaggtctttatgtcaagtctctaggtcttcatGTCAAGTCTcttggtctttatgtcaagtctctaggtctttatgtcaagtctctgggtctttatgtcaagtctctgggtctttatgtcaagtctctaggtctttatgtcaagtctctaggtctttatgtcatgtCTCTA GCCGTCCTCATCAGTAAAGGTCAAATGATCGTTCATCCAGCCCTCAAACCTCTTGTTCATGAAGGAAAAGATTTACTCTCGACTCGCAGCTGA